Proteins encoded within one genomic window of Gloeobacter kilaueensis JS1:
- a CDS encoding murein hydrolase activator EnvC family protein has protein sequence MSGLRQRLTTLAILGGGLAVIASSVLAAPTIESLQMRQNQLQQRIVSARQQAQQLRRREVAARNQLGSIRQNLLATTNKLQDTRFQLSVAQKRLVYLARDLGALEVRFADQQRATTQRLRFLQQQRPEQWWALILASRDLNTMMDRRYQMGRVFDRDQQMLLALEERRRELSRKRFAVENQKNDIALIAQQLATRRSQVAQQATIQSELVRRLSSQRAAYEAAQRRLASDSHRITAMIRTLIASQNRLNSVQGSGRMILPTTGRFSSGFGLRYHPIFHVRRMHTGLDIAAPSGTPIRAADDGTVLFAGWYGGYGRCVIVSHGGTLSTLYGHTSRLYVSVGQAVHKGDTIAAVGSTGFATGPHLHFEVRVNGSPVNPVPYLP, from the coding sequence ATGTCTGGCCTTCGGCAACGGCTAACCACCCTCGCTATCCTGGGCGGGGGACTGGCGGTAATCGCCAGCAGCGTTCTGGCCGCTCCGACGATCGAGAGCCTGCAGATGCGACAAAACCAGTTGCAGCAGCGCATCGTATCGGCGCGCCAGCAGGCCCAGCAACTGCGCCGCCGCGAAGTAGCCGCCCGTAACCAGTTGGGCTCGATCCGCCAGAATCTGCTCGCTACCACCAATAAACTGCAGGATACGCGCTTTCAGCTCTCGGTGGCCCAGAAGCGACTCGTCTATCTGGCGCGCGATCTCGGGGCCCTCGAGGTGCGCTTTGCGGACCAGCAACGGGCCACGACCCAGCGGTTGCGCTTTTTGCAGCAGCAGCGCCCCGAGCAGTGGTGGGCCTTGATTCTGGCAAGCCGCGACCTCAACACGATGATGGATCGCCGCTACCAGATGGGCCGGGTCTTTGACCGCGACCAGCAGATGCTCCTTGCCCTCGAAGAGCGCCGCCGCGAGCTGAGCCGCAAGCGCTTCGCCGTCGAAAACCAGAAAAACGACATCGCCCTTATTGCCCAGCAACTGGCGACCCGCCGCTCGCAGGTCGCCCAGCAGGCCACCATCCAGTCGGAGCTGGTGCGCCGCCTCAGCAGCCAGCGCGCCGCCTACGAGGCCGCCCAGCGGCGGCTGGCCTCCGATTCGCACCGGATCACGGCGATGATCCGCACGCTCATCGCAAGCCAGAATCGCCTCAACAGCGTCCAGGGCAGTGGCCGCATGATCCTGCCGACGACGGGCCGCTTTAGCAGTGGTTTTGGCCTACGCTACCACCCGATCTTTCATGTGCGGCGGATGCACACTGGCCTCGATATTGCCGCCCCCAGCGGTACACCGATTCGCGCCGCCGACGACGGCACGGTGCTGTTTGCCGGTTGGTACGGGGGGTATGGCCGCTGTGTGATCGTGAGCCACGGCGGTACGCTCTCGACGCTGTACGGCCACACCAGCCGCCTGTACGTGAGCGTCGGTCAGGCCGTCCACAAGGGCGACACGATCGCCGCCGTCGGCTCCACCGGTTTTGCCACTGGCCCCCACCTGCACTTCGAGGTGCGCGTCAACGGCTCCCCCGTCAACCCCGTACCCTACCTGCCCTGA
- a CDS encoding adenosine kinase: MSRFDVFALCNPLYDLQVQVPDSLLTSLGYPKGGVSLIDREQYDQLIPRLAGLPIHATPGGSAANTVIGIQQLGGTTCYTGKIGADTYGSAYKNGMVRWGVHANLAAGSLPTGLSVILITPDAQRTMFTYLGACQQLDPSDIDTDLIARSRYLYVTGYCWDTASQKAAVLLAMEQARAAGVPIALSLSDPFVVRRHKQELRQIVSEHVDLLFGNQEEAEVFTETSSAEAAIEVLRAWCETAVVTMSAAGSYIAQGNRLQRIEPFAVAAIDSTGAGDSYAAGLLYGLTHDLPLLTTGRLASYLAAQVVSQLGPRLEAIDERAIEQILAAD, from the coding sequence ATGAGCCGCTTCGATGTCTTTGCCCTCTGCAATCCCCTCTACGATCTGCAGGTCCAGGTACCCGACAGTCTGCTTACCAGCCTGGGGTATCCAAAGGGGGGCGTGAGCCTCATCGACCGCGAGCAGTACGACCAGCTCATCCCCCGGCTCGCGGGCCTGCCGATCCACGCCACACCGGGCGGTTCGGCGGCGAACACCGTGATCGGCATCCAGCAACTGGGCGGCACCACCTGCTACACCGGCAAGATTGGCGCTGACACCTACGGCAGCGCCTACAAGAACGGCATGGTGCGCTGGGGCGTCCACGCCAATCTGGCGGCAGGCAGCCTGCCTACCGGTCTAAGCGTGATCTTGATCACCCCGGATGCCCAGCGCACGATGTTTACTTACCTGGGAGCCTGCCAGCAACTGGACCCCAGCGACATCGACACGGATCTTATCGCCCGCTCGCGCTACCTCTACGTCACCGGCTACTGCTGGGACACCGCGAGCCAGAAAGCAGCGGTGCTCCTTGCGATGGAGCAGGCCCGCGCCGCCGGTGTGCCCATCGCCCTCAGCCTTTCCGACCCGTTTGTCGTCCGCCGCCACAAACAGGAACTGCGCCAGATCGTGAGCGAACATGTCGATCTGCTGTTTGGCAACCAGGAGGAGGCGGAAGTCTTTACTGAGACCAGCTCCGCCGAGGCCGCCATCGAGGTGCTGCGCGCCTGGTGCGAGACGGCAGTGGTGACGATGAGCGCCGCCGGTTCCTACATTGCCCAAGGGAACCGCCTGCAGCGCATCGAACCTTTTGCTGTGGCAGCGATCGACTCGACCGGAGCCGGGGACAGCTACGCCGCCGGTCTACTCTATGGCCTCACCCACGATCTGCCCCTATTGACCACTGGCCGCCTCGCCTCGTATCTGGCCGCCCAGGTCGTTTCTCAGCTCGGTCCGCGCCTTGAGGCGATCGATGAACGGGCGATCGAGCAGATCCTCGCTGCAGATTGA
- a CDS encoding 50S ribosomal protein L32: MAQPKKKTSNAKRDQRRAVWKRKAHTQAQKALALGKSILSGNNTSFIYPQPDADEEEQAEE, from the coding sequence ATGGCTCAGCCTAAAAAGAAGACCTCAAACGCCAAGCGCGACCAGCGTCGCGCCGTCTGGAAGCGCAAGGCGCACACCCAGGCTCAAAAGGCGCTTGCCCTCGGAAAGTCGATTCTCTCGGGCAACAACACCAGTTTTATTTACCCGCAGCCCGACGCGGACGAAGAAGAGCAGGCTGAGGAGTAG
- a CDS encoding Fur family transcriptional regulator has product MVNTTSYTPAALKAELNSKGWRMTPQREVILKVFQELPEGNHLNAEELHARLEATSGISLSTVYRTLKLMARMGILRELELAEGHKHYELNQPYPHHHHHLVCVKCYRTIEFKSNPILTIGSKAAQERGFKLLDCQLTIHAVCPECQRSIVPL; this is encoded by the coding sequence ATGGTCAACACAACATCATACACCCCGGCGGCCCTCAAAGCTGAACTCAACTCGAAGGGCTGGCGGATGACTCCCCAGCGCGAGGTCATCCTCAAGGTTTTTCAAGAATTGCCCGAGGGCAACCACCTCAATGCCGAGGAGTTGCACGCCCGTCTGGAGGCCACCTCCGGCATCAGTCTTTCTACTGTCTACCGCACCTTGAAGCTGATGGCGCGCATGGGCATCCTGCGCGAACTGGAGCTGGCCGAGGGCCACAAGCACTACGAGCTGAATCAGCCCTATCCCCACCACCACCACCACCTCGTCTGCGTCAAGTGCTACCGCACGATCGAATTTAAGAGCAACCCGATTCTCACGATCGGCTCTAAAGCCGCTCAGGAGCGGGGCTTCAAGCTGCTCGACTGTCAGCTTACGATCCACGCGGTCTGTCCCGAGTGCCAGCGCTCGATCGTACCGCTCTGA
- a CDS encoding glycoside hydrolase family 3 protein — MLLLANLLPGAARARNSWVEQTLAKLSLEAKIGQLMMPMLESSEQADELVRRYGVGGFIIFRTAAQPLVRQLNRLQALSRLPLLVSADFERGAGAYIDGATDLPIAMALGAANDPQLAYQAGTITALEARALGVHVIFAPVLDINNNPHNPIINVRSFGESPDLVSRLAAAYIAGIEEHGALATIKHFPGHGNVSIDTHREFGAVRGRLRELEQVELKPYRQVLAARAPHGLMAAHLWVEAIDSKPVPASLSRRVIGELLRRDLRFSGLVYTDSLGMQSVLDFAGDPGRAQRMAIEAGCDVLVTPTGRDAKGDPSPLAGVAAGMQAILQAVRRGQIRESRLDASVRRILAAKALLGLDRGAQVDPAALASIVGTPAHQRTAQQIARRALTLVQNRGGLLPLAAGQRLGVLTLTNFPGTGAFGRDSAEFAPALQPARSLAWSVQPEAAELEAARTLARDCEVLVVAAYLKVFVGDNSAGLLEAHRTALQQLLQINPRIVFISFGSPYALAALRELPVLICAYDNSKASQTAAAAALFSSAAWTGHLPVAIS, encoded by the coding sequence GTGCTCCTGCTTGCGAACCTGCTGCCGGGGGCAGCCAGGGCGCGCAACAGCTGGGTCGAGCAGACGCTCGCAAAGCTCAGCCTCGAAGCGAAGATTGGCCAGCTGATGATGCCGATGCTCGAATCGAGCGAGCAGGCGGACGAACTGGTAAGGCGCTACGGCGTCGGCGGATTTATCATCTTTCGCACCGCCGCCCAGCCGCTGGTCCGCCAGCTCAACCGCCTGCAGGCGCTGAGCCGCCTGCCGCTTCTTGTGAGCGCCGACTTTGAGCGGGGAGCCGGAGCCTACATCGACGGGGCCACCGACCTGCCAATTGCGATGGCTCTGGGCGCGGCGAACGACCCGCAACTCGCCTACCAGGCCGGGACGATTACTGCCTTGGAGGCGCGGGCTCTGGGTGTTCACGTCATCTTTGCCCCGGTGCTCGATATCAACAACAACCCCCATAACCCGATCATCAACGTCCGCTCCTTCGGCGAATCGCCCGATCTGGTGAGCCGCCTGGCAGCCGCCTACATTGCCGGCATCGAAGAACACGGAGCCCTCGCCACGATCAAACATTTTCCGGGCCACGGCAACGTCAGTATCGACACCCACCGCGAATTCGGCGCGGTGCGCGGCAGGCTGAGGGAACTGGAGCAGGTAGAGTTGAAGCCCTACCGCCAGGTGCTCGCCGCCCGAGCGCCCCACGGATTGATGGCCGCCCACCTCTGGGTCGAGGCGATCGACTCGAAGCCTGTACCGGCGTCGCTGTCGCGGCGGGTAATAGGAGAGCTTTTGCGCCGGGATCTGCGCTTCTCGGGCCTCGTCTACACCGATTCGCTTGGAATGCAGTCGGTGCTCGATTTTGCCGGCGATCCGGGCCGGGCACAACGGATGGCGATCGAGGCCGGGTGCGATGTGCTCGTTACGCCAACGGGCCGCGACGCCAAAGGCGACCCGTCGCCGCTCGCTGGGGTGGCGGCAGGGATGCAGGCTATCCTCCAGGCCGTGCGGCGCGGCCAGATCCGCGAGAGCCGCCTCGACGCGTCCGTGCGGCGCATCCTGGCTGCCAAAGCTTTGCTCGGGCTCGATCGCGGTGCCCAGGTCGATCCGGCGGCTCTCGCTTCGATCGTGGGCACCCCCGCGCACCAGCGCACCGCCCAGCAGATCGCCCGCCGGGCGCTCACTCTGGTGCAAAACCGGGGAGGACTGCTGCCCCTTGCTGCCGGCCAGCGCCTCGGGGTACTGACGCTCACCAACTTTCCAGGAACCGGTGCCTTCGGGCGCGACAGTGCCGAGTTCGCTCCTGCTCTGCAGCCTGCCCGCTCGCTTGCCTGGTCCGTGCAGCCAGAGGCGGCGGAACTGGAGGCCGCCCGTACCCTCGCCCGAGACTGTGAGGTGCTGGTGGTGGCTGCTTACTTAAAAGTTTTCGTAGGCGACAACAGCGCCGGTCTATTGGAGGCCCATCGTACCGCCCTCCAGCAACTGCTGCAGATCAATCCCCGCATCGTCTTTATTTCCTTTGGCAGCCCCTATGCCCTGGCAGCACTCCGCGAATTGCCGGTGCTCATCTGTGCCTACGACAATTCAAAGGCGAGCCAGACGGCAGCGGCGGCGGCCCTTTTTTCGAGCGCCGCCTGGACGGGCCACCTGCCGGTGGCGATTAGCTGA
- a CDS encoding FxLYD domain-containing protein, translating into MGRAGWAVLSVGALTLCSCNNLRIEPVKVEIANLTARSCSPESLLGLPPDERRAICYEIQGTAHNASSRDLRKVNLYGVIEDAEGTIVREGRIGNLPDLDHGRTVPFNVRVFFSQKIREPLKFDAFRARGFS; encoded by the coding sequence ATGGGTCGGGCTGGCTGGGCAGTCTTGAGCGTCGGTGCGCTCACACTTTGCAGTTGCAACAACCTGCGCATCGAGCCGGTCAAAGTCGAGATTGCCAACCTCACCGCCCGCTCCTGCAGCCCTGAGAGCCTGCTCGGGTTGCCGCCGGACGAGCGTCGGGCCATCTGCTACGAAATTCAGGGCACCGCCCACAACGCGAGCAGCCGCGACCTGCGCAAGGTCAACCTCTACGGCGTGATCGAGGACGCCGAGGGCACGATCGTCCGCGAAGGCCGCATCGGCAACCTGCCGGATCTCGACCATGGCCGCACTGTTCCTTTTAACGTTCGCGTCTTTTTTAGCCAAAAAATTCGAGAACCGCTCAAATTCGACGCTTTTCGCGCCAGAGGCTTCAGCTAA
- a CDS encoding DUF6010 family protein, protein MLFTPVQLLSPVLVAGIFIALCSLLQEPARRNFSAILIAGAGAAYLSGGLGVWEFVFCTLMTFVAYRGLGDYRFVGLGWLLHTGWDVMHHLYGNPIVPFVPESSFGCAICDAVLALWYFLGAPSVYPWLEVALPERFKLK, encoded by the coding sequence ATGCTCTTCACACCTGTTCAACTCCTCTCGCCTGTGCTCGTCGCAGGCATCTTCATCGCACTTTGCTCGCTCCTGCAGGAACCTGCCCGCCGCAACTTCAGCGCAATCCTGATCGCCGGGGCGGGGGCTGCCTACCTGAGCGGTGGGCTGGGGGTCTGGGAATTCGTCTTCTGCACCCTCATGACCTTTGTCGCCTACCGGGGCCTCGGTGATTATCGCTTCGTCGGCCTGGGCTGGCTTTTACATACCGGCTGGGATGTGATGCACCACCTTTACGGCAACCCGATCGTGCCTTTTGTGCCGGAGTCCTCCTTCGGCTGTGCGATCTGCGATGCGGTCCTGGCGCTGTGGTATTTTCTGGGCGCTCCTTCGGTTTATCCGTGGCTCGAAGTTGCTCTACCGGAGCGGTTCAAGTTGAAGTGA
- a CDS encoding TetR/AcrR family transcriptional regulator, whose amino-acid sequence MTTSAAAQTRERILQTGLNLLSEAGLPGVTLGVLAQQVGMSKSGLFAHFRSKEEVQLALLEHMSVIADACVLQPALQAAEGLPRLEALVSRWFGWPAKAGLRGGCPISAALFELDDIAGNVRSRVLELEARWRALLGQLVRRSVELGHLRADLDADQFVWELCGIYLSHHASYRFLKDPRADERAQIAFGALLDRSRQS is encoded by the coding sequence ATGACAACCTCCGCTGCTGCCCAGACCCGCGAGCGCATCTTGCAAACCGGGCTTAATCTGCTCAGTGAAGCGGGCCTGCCGGGCGTCACCCTTGGGGTGCTGGCCCAGCAGGTCGGCATGTCCAAAAGCGGCCTGTTCGCTCACTTTCGCTCCAAAGAAGAGGTGCAACTGGCGCTGTTGGAGCACATGAGCGTGATCGCCGATGCCTGCGTCCTGCAGCCGGCCCTCCAGGCAGCCGAGGGATTGCCCCGGCTCGAAGCGCTTGTCTCCCGCTGGTTCGGCTGGCCCGCGAAGGCAGGGCTGCGGGGGGGCTGTCCGATCTCAGCCGCCCTCTTTGAACTGGACGACATCGCAGGCAACGTCCGATCGCGCGTGCTCGAACTGGAGGCGCGGTGGCGCGCTCTTCTGGGGCAACTGGTCCGTCGGTCGGTCGAACTTGGCCATCTGCGGGCGGATCTCGACGCCGATCAGTTTGTCTGGGAGCTGTGCGGTATTTATCTAAGTCACCACGCCTCCTATCGCTTTCTAAAAGATCCCCGCGCCGACGAGCGGGCGCAGATAGCCTTTGGGGCGTTGCTGGACCGCTCGCGCCAAAGTTGA
- the fumC gene encoding class II fumarate hydratase, translated as MDFSASKRIETDSMGAIEVPADRYWGAQTQRSLQYFSIGDDLIPREMIRAFGLLKKAAALVNQQLGQLSEKKAQLIVQAADEVIAGRLDDHFPLRVWQTGSGTQTNMNVNEVIANRAIALAGGVLGSKDPIHPNDDVNCSQSSNDTFPTAMHIAAVEQLHYRLLPEVGRLREALAQKADAFEAIIKVGRTHLMDAVPLTLGQEFSGYVAQIDQALERLRACLPALLELALGGTAVGTGLNSHPRFAVAVAQQIADLTGLSFISAPNKFAALAAHEPIVATSGMLRTLAVALIKIANDLRWLGSGPRCGLAELILPANEPGSSIMPGKVNPTQCEAMTMACVQVLGNDAAIAIAGSQGNFELNVFKPLLIHNLLHSIRLIASASASFTDYLVVGLEPNHAQIQHYLDNALMLVTALNPHIGYDRAAAVAKKAYSERKTLREACLELGFLTAEEFDRWVRPERMLGPAAEP; from the coding sequence ATGGACTTTTCAGCAAGTAAGCGGATTGAAACCGACAGCATGGGTGCGATCGAGGTACCAGCGGACCGCTACTGGGGGGCCCAGACCCAGCGCTCACTGCAGTACTTTTCTATTGGCGACGATCTGATCCCTCGGGAGATGATCCGCGCCTTTGGCCTTCTCAAAAAGGCGGCTGCCCTCGTCAACCAGCAGCTGGGACAATTGAGCGAAAAAAAGGCGCAGCTTATCGTCCAGGCGGCGGACGAGGTGATCGCAGGCCGCCTCGACGACCACTTTCCGCTGCGGGTCTGGCAGACCGGCAGCGGCACCCAGACGAACATGAACGTCAACGAGGTGATCGCGAACCGGGCAATCGCGCTGGCCGGCGGCGTATTGGGAAGCAAAGATCCGATCCACCCGAACGACGATGTCAACTGCTCCCAGTCCTCCAACGACACGTTTCCGACGGCGATGCACATCGCGGCTGTCGAGCAGTTGCACTACCGGTTGCTGCCAGAAGTAGGCCGCCTGCGCGAGGCGCTCGCTCAAAAGGCCGACGCTTTCGAGGCGATCATCAAAGTAGGGCGAACCCACCTGATGGACGCAGTGCCCCTTACGCTGGGCCAGGAGTTCTCCGGCTACGTCGCCCAGATCGATCAGGCCCTCGAGCGCCTGCGCGCCTGCCTGCCTGCCCTGTTGGAGCTGGCTCTGGGCGGAACGGCGGTCGGTACTGGCCTTAACAGCCACCCGCGCTTCGCCGTCGCGGTGGCCCAACAGATCGCCGATTTAACTGGTCTGTCCTTTATCAGCGCTCCTAACAAGTTTGCCGCCCTCGCGGCCCACGAGCCGATCGTGGCCACGAGCGGAATGCTGCGGACTCTGGCTGTTGCTCTCATCAAGATCGCCAACGACCTGCGCTGGCTCGGTTCCGGTCCCCGCTGCGGACTGGCGGAGCTGATCTTGCCGGCAAATGAGCCGGGCTCCTCGATCATGCCGGGCAAGGTCAATCCGACCCAGTGCGAGGCGATGACGATGGCCTGCGTGCAGGTGCTGGGCAACGACGCTGCGATCGCCATCGCCGGCTCCCAGGGCAACTTCGAGTTGAACGTCTTCAAGCCCCTGCTCATCCACAATCTGCTCCACTCGATCCGGCTTATCGCCTCGGCCAGCGCGAGCTTTACCGACTATCTGGTGGTGGGGCTGGAGCCGAACCACGCCCAGATCCAGCACTACCTCGACAACGCCTTGATGCTGGTCACCGCCCTCAACCCCCACATCGGCTACGACCGGGCGGCAGCGGTGGCCAAAAAAGCCTACAGCGAGCGCAAGACCCTGCGCGAAGCCTGTCTGGAACTGGGGTTTTTAACGGCAGAAGAATTTGATCGCTGGGTGCGCCCCGAACGGATGCTTGGGCCAGCGGCAGAGCCTTAA
- the rpmA gene encoding 50S ribosomal protein L27: protein MAHKKGTGSTRNGRDSTAQRLGVKRYGGELVKAGNILIRQRGTKIHPGKNVGRGSDDTLFALIEGVVTFERYGRDRKKVSVYPVAEVALQPQAAQ from the coding sequence ATGGCACACAAAAAAGGCACAGGCAGCACCCGCAACGGTCGCGACTCCACCGCCCAACGGCTGGGCGTCAAGCGCTACGGCGGGGAGCTGGTCAAAGCGGGCAACATCCTGATTCGCCAGCGCGGCACCAAGATTCACCCCGGCAAAAACGTCGGACGCGGCTCCGACGACACCCTCTTTGCCCTCATCGAAGGGGTCGTCACCTTCGAGCGCTACGGGCGCGACCGCAAAAAAGTGAGCGTCTACCCGGTCGCCGAAGTCGCTCTCCAGCCCCAGGCCGCCCAGTAG
- the rplU gene encoding 50S ribosomal protein L21 → MVYAIVETGGKQVRVEPGRFYDVELLALEVESTVALDRVLLVRHDGGVSVGQPLVAGASVQARVLQHGKAPKVIVYKMRPKKHYRRKKGHRQPFTRLMIEAIDFDGQSFSAQPATST, encoded by the coding sequence ATGGTTTACGCAATTGTTGAAACAGGCGGCAAGCAGGTGCGCGTCGAGCCGGGCCGCTTCTACGATGTCGAGCTACTGGCTCTCGAAGTCGAAAGCACCGTTGCCCTCGATCGCGTACTGCTGGTGCGCCACGACGGCGGCGTGAGCGTCGGTCAGCCCCTCGTCGCCGGTGCGAGCGTCCAGGCCCGCGTTCTCCAGCACGGCAAGGCTCCCAAAGTGATCGTCTACAAGATGCGCCCCAAAAAGCATTACCGCCGCAAAAAGGGCCACCGCCAGCCCTTCACCCGGCTGATGATCGAGGCCATCGACTTTGACGGCCAGAGCTTTAGCGCCCAACCGGCCACCAGCACCTAA
- a CDS encoding FIST signal transduction protein, translating to MTACDSTMRWASALSRQSQPEAAIGECVERILDQLEGLPVDLLFVFASADLARMAGDWLAQLQLQLPSRVQLGCSGGGIIGAGSEVEQPPALALLAAHLPEVELVPFWLEAEGLPDLDSPPKAWEALVKVPATAGPHFVLLADGASFPVESLLGGLDFAFADAVKVGGLASGGNRPGGNRLFLGERSASRGLVGVALTGNIAVTAAVAQGCRPIGDTFQITHVEGNMIWELGGKPALQVLQEVISALDEHDRQLASHSLFVGIRMSEFQMGNGQGDFLVRNLMGIEPRNGGLAVGEWLRSGQTIRFHLRDALTSREDLKLVLQRYRLEHTGNPPAGALLFSCLGRGEYLYGEPSVDSRLFAGIFGPQVPLAGFFCSGEIGPVGATTFLHGYTSAFGLFRPRR from the coding sequence ATGACTGCCTGTGATAGCACGATGCGCTGGGCAAGCGCCCTTTCCCGTCAGAGCCAGCCGGAGGCGGCGATTGGCGAGTGTGTCGAGCGCATCCTGGATCAGCTAGAAGGATTGCCGGTCGATTTGTTGTTTGTCTTTGCTTCGGCGGATCTGGCCCGCATGGCCGGCGATTGGCTTGCCCAGTTACAGCTGCAGTTGCCAAGCCGGGTGCAGCTTGGCTGCTCCGGCGGCGGGATTATCGGTGCGGGCAGCGAAGTCGAGCAGCCACCGGCCCTCGCCCTCCTTGCGGCCCACCTGCCCGAAGTCGAGCTGGTGCCTTTCTGGCTGGAAGCCGAAGGTCTACCCGACCTCGACAGTCCACCGAAAGCCTGGGAAGCCCTGGTCAAAGTTCCAGCGACCGCCGGCCCCCATTTTGTACTGCTGGCCGACGGTGCCAGCTTTCCGGTCGAGAGCCTGCTGGGCGGCCTCGATTTTGCTTTTGCCGATGCCGTTAAAGTCGGCGGCCTCGCCAGCGGCGGCAACCGGCCCGGCGGCAATCGGCTTTTTCTGGGCGAGCGTTCGGCCAGTCGGGGCCTGGTGGGCGTTGCGCTCACCGGCAATATCGCTGTGACAGCGGCGGTGGCCCAGGGGTGCCGGCCCATCGGCGACACCTTCCAGATCACCCACGTCGAGGGCAACATGATCTGGGAACTGGGCGGAAAACCGGCGCTGCAGGTTCTCCAGGAAGTAATCAGTGCCCTGGACGAGCACGATCGGCAACTGGCGAGCCATTCGCTCTTCGTCGGCATCCGGATGAGCGAGTTTCAGATGGGCAACGGCCAGGGCGACTTTTTGGTGCGCAACTTGATGGGCATCGAACCGCGCAACGGCGGACTCGCTGTAGGCGAGTGGCTGCGCTCCGGCCAGACGATCCGCTTTCACCTGCGCGACGCCCTCACCTCCCGCGAAGATCTCAAGCTCGTCCTGCAGCGCTACCGGCTCGAACACACCGGCAATCCCCCCGCAGGGGCGCTGCTTTTTTCGTGCCTGGGCCGGGGAGAATATCTTTACGGCGAGCCGAGCGTCGATAGCCGCCTTTTTGCCGGAATCTTTGGCCCGCAGGTGCCCCTCGCTGGTTTTTTTTGCAGCGGCGAAATCGGCCCGGTCGGAGCGACGACGTTTTTGCACGGCTACACCTCCGCATTTGGCCTGTTTCGCCCGCGCCGCTGA
- the pyrR gene encoding bifunctional pyr operon transcriptional regulator/uracil phosphoribosyltransferase PyrR: protein MTREPVEILSAIELRRTLQRLATQIVEHNRGTDDLVLLGIYTRGVPLARRLGQLIAGLEETAVPVGALDITLYRDDLRDIGVRPLTPSEIPVDITARNVYLIDDVIYRGRTVRAALDALNDYGRPAAIRLVSLIDRGWRDLPIHPDLVGRKLPTARHEQVKVLLEETDGRDGVLLY from the coding sequence ATGACCCGTGAACCTGTCGAAATTCTTTCTGCCATCGAGTTGCGCCGCACACTGCAGCGGCTCGCAACCCAGATCGTCGAGCACAACCGGGGCACCGACGATCTGGTGCTCTTAGGGATCTATACCCGTGGCGTGCCCCTGGCCAGACGCCTGGGGCAGCTCATCGCCGGCTTAGAAGAAACGGCGGTGCCAGTTGGTGCCCTCGACATCACCCTCTACCGCGACGATCTGCGCGACATCGGCGTGCGGCCCCTCACCCCGAGCGAGATTCCCGTCGATATCACCGCCCGCAACGTCTATCTCATCGACGATGTGATCTATCGGGGCCGCACCGTGCGCGCCGCCCTCGACGCCCTCAACGACTATGGCCGTCCAGCTGCCATCCGGCTGGTCAGCCTGATCGACCGTGGCTGGCGGGATCTGCCCATCCATCCGGATCTAGTAGGCCGCAAACTGCCCACCGCCCGCCACGAGCAGGTGAAGGTTCTGCTGGAGGAGACCGATGGCCGCGATGGGGTGCTGCTGTACTGA
- the rplS gene encoding 50S ribosomal protein L19, translating to MNAQEIIRSIEAEQLKAKLPDLHIGDTVKVNVRIREGGKERIQAFEGTIISMAHGGINRTITVRRIFQGIGVERVFLVHSPRVESLTVTRLGSVRRAKLYYLRQRVGKATRVKQKVTRKSS from the coding sequence ATGAATGCCCAGGAGATCATCCGCTCGATCGAGGCGGAGCAGCTGAAGGCAAAATTACCCGATCTGCACATCGGCGATACCGTCAAGGTCAACGTCCGGATCCGCGAGGGCGGCAAGGAGCGCATCCAGGCTTTCGAGGGCACGATCATCTCGATGGCCCACGGCGGGATCAACCGGACGATCACCGTGCGCCGCATCTTTCAGGGCATCGGCGTCGAGCGCGTCTTTCTGGTGCATTCGCCGCGCGTCGAGAGTCTGACGGTGACGCGCCTGGGCAGCGTCCGCCGCGCCAAGCTCTACTACCTGCGTCAGCGCGTCGGCAAGGCAACCCGCGTCAAGCAAAAAGTGACGCGCAAGAGCAGCTAG
- the secE gene encoding preprotein translocase subunit SecE — translation MTTEPRSTPAAKFNPRQFLAEVRGELDKVVWPDRKQVIAQSASVLLIVVAMASFIYLLDELLRWLSGLIF, via the coding sequence GTGACTACCGAGCCGAGATCTACTCCCGCCGCGAAATTTAATCCCCGGCAATTTCTCGCCGAGGTGCGGGGCGAACTCGACAAGGTGGTCTGGCCGGATCGCAAACAGGTGATCGCCCAGTCGGCCTCCGTTCTGCTCATCGTCGTGGCGATGGCGAGCTTTATTTACCTGCTGGACGAATTGTTGAGATGGTTATCGGGGCTGATCTTCTGA